The genomic region AGTATAGCCTTTATCTTTTGTAAGGCTTAGACTCGGAGAAATACCCATTCGGAATTTATGCATATCAATGATATGGCTTTTGCTCCAGTTTCCGCCTCCTGTAAGATTAAATCCTCCGGATATATTCTGATAAGTTGTATAACGTTTCGCGCTTTCATCATAAATGGTTGACGCTATAATCTGGCTGTCGTAATACTGACCTGTAACCGAAAAGCTATAACCCGATCGGGTAGCATAATTATAATTTCGAAGATAAATTCCCGCTGAATGGCTTGTGGCCGGATCTAAATCCGGGTTTCCAATATAACTCACCAAAGCATTTGACGGGTCATCTACCGGTAACATCTGAACGGCCGACGGGAATGAAACCCGATAGGAATAGTTCATCGAAAACGATTTGGCTTTCGACAGTTTGTAGCTCATATATAGCGAAGCTGAGGGCAGTATATAATCCCGTATCAATTTGGTATTTCGATACAGGTAATACGATTCGTTATCCAAACGGGTAATATTGGTCCCGAAATAACTACTCAGGAAGAATTTATTTTTTTCGATATTGATTCCGGCTTTCGGACTTATCGTAGTCGTTGTAGATCGAAGGAAATTGGAAAGCGTATCGTTTTGTATCGTATAATCTTCCGTAGTCGCATCATAGTTATACGCCGTTTTATTATCCAATACTTTATTCCAGCTATAATCTACCGCCAGCTTTAAACGTACGGAATCCATAACCGGTTCCAGATATTCCAGGTCGATCTCCACACGGTCGTTAAAGTTCCGGTTATACCGAATCTGATCCCGGTTATCGGTTCGAAGCAAAGCTCCGTTGTCGTCATAAAAACGGGTTTTCGATTGGTTGAGATTGCTTCCGATGTCTTTGGAATTGGAATTATCGAGATCAATCCCAAGACTTCTTCCTTTTTTTGCAAATTGTTTATTAAAACTAATGGAATTTGAAAAATTCTGACTATCACTTTCATTATACAAGTTACTGTCACTATCGTTCAAAACACGATTGTTTTCGTTCATCGTCGCCTCTTCCGACTGGCTTTTGTATTTGGTGTTGCCTTTGGAAAATCGTGGCGAAACATATACAGTAGCCGTCGAATCGATCTTATATTCGATAATAAGACTTCCATTATGCATATACTTATCTTCACGCGTGTTTCCGACTGATTCGGTTATAATTGTCCGATCCGGAAGAAAGTTTTGATACCGGCTTTTATTGTCATTCTTTGACGTGGCATCGGTATAAAAATAATTACCGCTTACATCAAATCCTTTGAAAAACTGATCGGCATAATTTAACCCCGCCATATTGGATTGGGTAATTCCCTTTCCACCACCAAAATTCATTCCGTTCACTCCAAAACTGCCATCTCCACCAATATTCACCGAAGCATTACGTCCGCCACTCATATTGTCGAAAATTTCATTCATTGAAAATCCGGCCGAATTGATATTATTTGATGATCCTAAAAAACTGATTTTACGGTTTCCTTTAAAATAATTGATCAACGCACTGCTTTCGTAGCGGCTGTCAGTTCCATATCCCCCGGTAAACCTTCCAAAAAATCCTTTGTTTTTATCTTCATCTATCGTCAGGTTAATTGTAGCATTATTCGAACTGGCTTTTTGTCCGGAGAGCTCTTCTTTTTTCGTTTTGGTATCGGTTACCTGTATTTTATTGATGATTTCGGATGGCAAACTCTGTAAAGCAATCTTACCGTCTTTATCGAAAAACGGTTTGCCGTTTACCAATATCTGGTTAACTTCCTTTCCATTGACCGTTACTTTGCCGTTATCGACTTCAACACCCGGTAATTGTTTTAATAATGTTTCGACATTGGAATCCGGACGCACTTTAAACGAGGCGGCATTAAATTCTAAAGTATCTTTTTTAATCCGAATGGGCGGTGCTTCGGTTTTTACAATCACTTCATCCAGTACTTTAGACGATTCGACTATTGCAATGGTTCCAAAATCCCGGGATGCAGTTATCCCATCCAATTCCTGCTTATAATCCTGATACCCGATCATCGATACCTTTAGAAAAACCGGTTGGCTATTTTTTTTAACGCTAAATTCAAAATTACCCGATTTGTTGGTAATCGTGTAGTCAATAAGTGTAGAATCTTTTGCAACCGAAAGATAAACGGTAACCGATTCGGCTGGTAATCCTGAGTTTTTGTCTATTACCTTTCCTTTTAACATCATATTATTCTGAGCAAAAGACAGGCAACTTATCAACAAAAACGCAAAAAGTAAGGTGAATTTTTGCATTTGTATAAAAAAAATTGCGGTTAATATGTAAACATAATAACCGCAAAAGAAATGATTTCGTATATAAAAACAGAAGCCCTTATAGAAACTTTAACAAACTATTTCTGTCTGAAATAAATATCAATCGGAACACCTGAAAAGTTATAATTCTCACGTAATTTGTTTTCAATAAAACGTTTATACGGATCTTTAACATACTGTGGCAAATTGGCAAAAAACACAAACTGAGGCGTTGGTGTTGGCAACTGCATACAGTATTTAATTTTAATGTATTTCCCTTTTAAAGCCGGTGGTGGCGTATGCTCGATAATAGGCAACATCAACTCGTTGAATTTTGAAGTCGCAATACGTTGCTTACGGTTTTCATAAACCTCAACAGCGGTTTCCAGAGCCTTTAAAAGTCGTTGTTTGGTCAATGCAGATACAAACAGGATCGGCACATCGGTAAACGGTGCAATCTCCTGACGGATTCTCGCTTCATAATCACGTGTTGACATAGTGTCTTTTTCAACCAAATCCCATTTGTTTACCAGAATTACCACTCCTTTTCGGTTCTTTTCGGCCAACCAGAAAATACTCTGATCCTGTCCTTCAAAACCACGGGTAGCATCGATCATCAGGATACAAACATCACTGTGCTCAATCGCACGAATGGAACGCATCACGGAATAGAACTCCAAATCTTCCTTTACCTTGGCTTTTCTACGGATTCCGGCCGTATCTACTAAGTTAAATTCAAATCCGAAACGGTTGTATTTGGTGTCGATCGCATCACGGGTTGTTCCGGCGATATCGGTTACCACAAAACGGTCTTCACCGATCAGCGCATTGATAAACGACGATTTTCCGGCATTTGGTCGTCCTACTACAGCAAAACGCGGTAGCGGATTTTCTTCTTCCACTGCATCCGGAAGTTCCGGTAATAATTCGACTAAAGCGTCCAGTAATTCACCGGTTCCACTTCCGTTCATCCCGGCAATAGTATAGTATTCGCCCAGCCCAAGGTTATAAAATTCGAATGCGTCTTTTTCACGCATGGCATTGTCTACTTTGTTTACGGCAAGCAAAACGGGTTTGGTCACTTTACGCAACAGTTTTGCCACTTCATCGTCCATCGGGGTGATGCCTTCTTCCACATCGACCATAAAAATGATCGCGTCGGCTTCATCGATAGCCAATTCTACCTGACGGCGGATTTCGCCTTCAAAAATATCGTCGGAACCTTTAATATATCCTCCGGTGTCGATCACCGAGAACTCTTTTCCATTCCATTCACTTTTTCCGTAGTTACGGTCGCGGGTAACACCACTTACCGAATCGACAATGGCATCACGACGCTGAATCAATCGGTTGAAAAAAGTGGATTTTCCTACATTGGGCCTTCCTACTATGGCTACGATATTATTCATCTTTCTTTATTTTTTGCAAAAGTACATTATTTTAATTGTAGCGGCCTTATCCCAACTACAACACTGTTTCTATTTTGGTATTTTTATTTATTGTTGTATCCGAAACGACGTAACTGGTAACTGCTGTTTCTCCAGTCTTTGTTCACTTTTACGAACATTTCGATATGGATTTTCTTTCCAAAAAATTTCTCAAGGTCTTGTCGGGCTTCGATTCCTACTTTTTTGATCGCAGCACCTTTATGTCCGATGATGATTCCTTTTTGCGTATCGCGTTCTACCATGATCACCGCCCGGATCCGTATGATATCATCGTCTTCCTTAAATTCTTCGGTTTCGATTTCTACGGAATACGGAATTTCTTTTTCGTAATGCAACAGAATTTTTTCACGAATGGTTTCGTTTACAAAGAAACGTTCCGGCTTATCGGTTAACGCATCTTTCGGATAATAGGCCGGCGATTCCGGTAATAATTCAATAATTCTGTCGAATACGGTGCTTACGTTAAAATTTTCAAGGGCTGAAATTGGATAAATTTCGGCATTCGGCACTTTTTCTTTCCAAAGGTTTACCTGTTCTTCCAGTTGTTCCTGGTTGGATTTGTCGATTTTGTTTAACAACAACAATACCGGGATTTTGGCGTGGATGATCTTGTTAAAGAACGCTTCGTCTTTTAATTCCTTCTCTCCTATTTCGACCATATATACCAGTATGTCGGCATCTTCGAAAGCAGATTTTACAAAATCCATCATCGACGACTGTAATTCATACGCCGGTTTGATGATTCCCGGTGTATCGGAAAACAGGATTTGAAAATCGTCTCCGTTTACAATTCCCAGAATACGGTGACGGGTGGTTTGTGCTTTAGACGTTATAATAGAAAGGCGTTCGCCAACAAAGGCATTCATCAATGTCGATTTACCGACATTGGGATTCCCGATGATGTTAACAAAACCTGCTTTGTGTGCCATAGTAAAAATTTTAGCCTACAAAGGTAGGCATATCAGGCGAATAAGAGTGAAATTTTTATTTTTTTTAAAAAAAGCCTTGTCAATCCAAATATTCGTTGTAGTTTTGCACTCGAAACATCGCGGGATAGAGCAGTAGGCAGCTCGTCGGGCTCATAACCCGAAGGTCACAGGTTCGAGTCCTGTTCCCGCTACTAAGAAAACATACTGAGAATACAAACGCACAGCGCGGGATAGAGCAGTAGGCAGCTCGTCGGGCTCATAACCCGAAGGTCACAGGTTCGAGTCCTGTTCCCGCTACTCAGAAAGCCCCTATATTTTTATAGGGGCTTTTTTGATTTAAACCTCCCCCCTTTCCCCTAAAAGAAACAGCCTTCAGCACTCTTTTTCTCCTTTTTTTACCTTATTTTTGAGATTACCTGAAACCTCAGAAATCATGAATCCGGAAGAAATAGCAATTGCCGAAAAAAAGTTCCTTGAAATGGAACGCATCCGAAAGGTGTTTGATTCTATTTGTAAAAAACTGAATTTAAAACAAGGGGATTTTTTCGGGTTTTATGACACCCGGGGATTTGCGGTTTTAAACCTTTTCGATACAATTACAAACACCAACCGGGCTTTAAAAGTATCGGAAGGGGGCGAAATACTCATCGACACAACCGATTATTATTCCATTAATCAGTCGCACACCAAAAAAAAACATTTTGTTTTTTAGTGCTTTTGTTGAAAAAACAGACGGATATTCCCAAACCAAAACCGGTATTCTCGATGAAAATTTTGAAATCATATTACCCGCTATTTTTGACAGCTTTCAGGAGCTAAATCCTAAAAGTTTTCGGGTTTCCAACGGATCGTTTTGCGGCGTTATGACGACCACTTTTGAAATGATCATCCCTCTTACATTCCGGGAAATCGAATATAATGAGACATTAGAAGTTTTTAAAGCCCGGGAAGTGATTAACAATGGAGATCATGCTGTTTATCATCTTTTTGATCAAACTGGAAGATTTTTAAAAAAGCTTGAATACGGTCTGGTTACATTTGAAAACGATCCTTCCTATTATACGATCTATGATACTAAAGTCCGTTCTGATGTTTATTATGACCATACGGATA from Flavobacterium sp. WV_118_3 harbors:
- a CDS encoding outer membrane beta-barrel protein → MMLKGKVIDKNSGLPAESVTVYLSVAKDSTLIDYTITNKSGNFEFSVKKNSQPVFLKVSMIGYQDYKQELDGITASRDFGTIAIVESSKVLDEVIVKTEAPPIRIKKDTLEFNAASFKVRPDSNVETLLKQLPGVEVDNGKVTVNGKEVNQILVNGKPFFDKDGKIALQSLPSEIINKIQVTDTKTKKEELSGQKASSNNATINLTIDEDKNKGFFGRFTGGYGTDSRYESSALINYFKGNRKISFLGSSNNINSAGFSMNEIFDNMSGGRNASVNIGGDGSFGVNGMNFGGGKGITQSNMAGLNYADQFFKGFDVSGNYFYTDATSKNDNKSRYQNFLPDRTIITESVGNTREDKYMHNGSLIIEYKIDSTATVYVSPRFSKGNTKYKSQSEEATMNENNRVLNDSDSNLYNESDSQNFSNSISFNKQFAKKGRSLGIDLDNSNSKDIGSNLNQSKTRFYDDNGALLRTDNRDQIRYNRNFNDRVEIDLEYLEPVMDSVRLKLAVDYSWNKVLDNKTAYNYDATTEDYTIQNDTLSNFLRSTTTTISPKAGINIEKNKFFLSSYFGTNITRLDNESYYLYRNTKLIRDYILPSASLYMSYKLSKAKSFSMNYSYRVSFPSAVQMLPVDDPSNALVSYIGNPDLDPATSHSAGIYLRNYNYATRSGYSFSVTGQYYDSQIIASTIYDESAKRYTTYQNISGGFNLTGGGNWSKSHIIDMHKFRMGISPSLSLTKDKGYTNGELFDAFNYRFRTRLNLNWDYGELLTVTPSYTYSYNVTNYTNYTVNSASNYTHQFNLQTTSYWPKGLVIGNDFGYTYNSAISDGFKKDFYLWNTSVGYNFFDDRMLFKVKVYDLLNQNQSAIRTIGATSIRDEENTVLKRYAMFSLTYKIEKFAGKEKKGSGRRPGAF
- the der gene encoding ribosome biogenesis GTPase Der, producing the protein MNNIVAIVGRPNVGKSTFFNRLIQRRDAIVDSVSGVTRDRNYGKSEWNGKEFSVIDTGGYIKGSDDIFEGEIRRQVELAIDEADAIIFMVDVEEGITPMDDEVAKLLRKVTKPVLLAVNKVDNAMREKDAFEFYNLGLGEYYTIAGMNGSGTGELLDALVELLPELPDAVEEENPLPRFAVVGRPNAGKSSFINALIGEDRFVVTDIAGTTRDAIDTKYNRFGFEFNLVDTAGIRRKAKVKEDLEFYSVMRSIRAIEHSDVCILMIDATRGFEGQDQSIFWLAEKNRKGVVILVNKWDLVEKDTMSTRDYEARIRQEIAPFTDVPILFVSALTKQRLLKALETAVEVYENRKQRIATSKFNELMLPIIEHTPPPALKGKYIKIKYCMQLPTPTPQFVFFANLPQYVKDPYKRFIENKLRENYNFSGVPIDIYFRQK
- the era gene encoding GTPase Era codes for the protein MAHKAGFVNIIGNPNVGKSTLMNAFVGERLSIITSKAQTTRHRILGIVNGDDFQILFSDTPGIIKPAYELQSSMMDFVKSAFEDADILVYMVEIGEKELKDEAFFNKIIHAKIPVLLLLNKIDKSNQEQLEEQVNLWKEKVPNAEIYPISALENFNVSTVFDRIIELLPESPAYYPKDALTDKPERFFVNETIREKILLHYEKEIPYSVEIETEEFKEDDDIIRIRAVIMVERDTQKGIIIGHKGAAIKKVGIEARQDLEKFFGKKIHIEMFVKVNKDWRNSSYQLRRFGYNNK